The bacterium DNA window TCGCCGACAAAATAGGCCGAGAGCGTCGTCGCGACAACTGGTTGCGGCGTCGTTAGAATGGCGACCTGCGCCGGTTCAACGCGAGTTAATATGCTGTACCACACGACGTAGGCGACAATCGTCAGCATCAACCCCGAGTAGAACGCGCCGCTCCAGCCAATCCACGTGATGCGAGAATAGTCCTGAATCATGGCATGGTGAATCAGAAAAGGCAGGCTGATCACGGTACCCACAATCAGCAACAGGCAAGTCATGGGCAGCGCGCCGTACTTCACGACCAGCGGCTTGCCCAGAACTGTGTATGTTGCCCATGCCAACACGGCGGTGAAGATCAACAGGTCGCCCAGAAACATCTGCGAGTGAAAATCCACCGGACCGCCGCGGGAGACGACCAGGGCAAGTCCGGCCAGCGCTACGATAATGGCGACGACTTTGTGCGGCAGGATTTTTTCGTAGCCCAGCGCTGCCGACAGGAATA harbors:
- a CDS encoding DMT family transporter is translated as MNSSPSKSAWSQRLSLLGLMVTHITITGGGYVFNKLALREFHPIAFGFWRLTIGLFGLTAVALIARAWPKIERRDWPRVILLALVAVPVNQLIYLYGMSLTMPSHAALLYGTTAVFALFLSAALGYEKILPHKVVAIIVALAGLALVVSRGGPVDFHSQMFLGDLLIFTAVLAWATYTVLGKPLVVKYGALPMTCLLLIVGTVISLPFLIHHAMIQDYSRITWIGWSGAFYSGLMLTIVAYVVWYSILTRVEPAQVAILTTPQPVVATTLSAYFVGEVIGWPLVFGGLLVIAGVILMDAPAFMRRAERLRRKVTG